Proteins from one Mucilaginibacter jinjuensis genomic window:
- the lpdA gene encoding dihydrolipoyl dehydrogenase, whose protein sequence is MNYDVIVIGSGPGGYVAAIRASQLGFKTAVVERESLGGICLNWGCIPTKALLKSAQVFEYLNHAADYGIKIEGQGVVDFDAVIKRSRGVADGMSKGVQFLMKKNKIDVINGFGKLKGKGNVEVKAADGTVATHQAKHIILATGGRSRELPNLKQDGVKVIGYRQAMNLPKQPKSIVVVGSGAIGIEFAYFYNSIGTKVTVVEFLGDIVPLEDEEVSKQLNRSLKKQGINIMTSSTVESVDTSGELCKVNVKTEKGMEVLEAEVVLSAIGISTNIEGIGLEETGVKFDKGKVLVDDYYRTNVEGIYAIGDIVKGQALAHVASAEGITCVEKIAGLHVEPINYNNIPGCTYCSPEVASVGYTEKAAREAGYELKIGKFPFSASGKASAAGAKEGFVKVIFDAKYGEFLGAHMIGFNVTEMIAEVVTARKLETTGHDVIKTVHPHPTMSEAIMEAAADAYGEVIHL, encoded by the coding sequence ATGAACTACGATGTCATTGTTATAGGGTCTGGTCCGGGTGGCTATGTTGCTGCAATCCGTGCTTCCCAGTTAGGTTTTAAAACCGCTGTAGTTGAGCGTGAATCATTGGGCGGTATTTGCCTTAACTGGGGTTGTATCCCAACTAAAGCATTGCTAAAAAGCGCACAGGTATTTGAATACCTTAACCATGCTGCCGATTATGGTATTAAAATAGAAGGCCAGGGTGTGGTTGATTTTGATGCAGTAATAAAACGCAGCCGCGGTGTTGCCGATGGCATGAGCAAAGGCGTACAGTTTTTAATGAAGAAAAACAAGATCGACGTTATTAACGGCTTTGGTAAACTTAAAGGTAAAGGTAATGTAGAGGTTAAAGCTGCAGATGGTACCGTTGCTACACACCAGGCCAAACATATTATATTAGCTACGGGCGGCCGCTCGCGCGAGTTACCTAACCTTAAGCAAGATGGTGTTAAGGTTATCGGCTACCGCCAGGCTATGAATTTACCTAAACAACCAAAATCAATTGTTGTGGTAGGTTCGGGCGCTATCGGCATCGAGTTTGCTTATTTCTATAACTCTATAGGTACTAAAGTTACCGTGGTTGAATTTTTAGGCGACATCGTTCCGTTAGAAGACGAAGAAGTTTCAAAACAACTGAACCGCAGTTTAAAGAAACAAGGTATCAACATCATGACCAGCTCTACAGTTGAATCTGTTGATACCAGCGGCGAGCTTTGCAAAGTAAACGTTAAGACTGAAAAAGGCATGGAAGTGCTGGAGGCAGAGGTTGTATTATCGGCTATCGGTATCAGCACTAATATAGAAGGTATCGGCTTAGAAGAAACCGGCGTTAAGTTTGACAAAGGTAAAGTATTGGTTGATGACTACTACCGCACCAACGTTGAAGGCATTTACGCAATCGGCGATATTGTAAAAGGCCAGGCCCTTGCTCACGTAGCATCAGCAGAAGGTATTACTTGCGTTGAGAAAATTGCAGGTTTACATGTTGAGCCGATCAATTATAACAACATCCCGGGTTGTACTTATTGCTCGCCTGAAGTTGCTTCTGTTGGTTACACCGAGAAAGCAGCCCGCGAAGCAGGTTACGAACTTAAAATTGGTAAATTCCCATTCTCTGCCTCTGGTAAAGCAAGCGCTGCCGGTGCAAAAGAAGGTTTTGTTAAGGTAATTTTTGATGCTAAATATGGCGAGTTTTTAGGCGCGCACATGATTGGCTTTAACGTTACCGAAATGATTGCCGAAGTAGTAACTGCACGTAAGCTGGAAACTACCGGCCATGATGTTATTAAAACAGTACACCCTCACCCAACCATGAGCGAAGCCATTATGGAAGCTGCCGCTGATGCGTATGGTGAAGTGATACACTTATAG
- a CDS encoding MBL fold metallo-hydrolase, translating into MNLHTINTGLFKLDGGAMFGVVPKSIWQKTNPADDNNMCTWAMRCLLVEDGDRLTLIDTGIGDKQSEKFFSHYYLHGDDTLQKSLAAKGFSTDDITDVFLTHLHFDHVGGAVKRDGEKLTPAFKNATYWSNPNHWDWAVNPNEREKASFLSENILPIQESGQLKFVDVSEQTPFTNDFSIRFVSGHTEAMMLPLINYKGKQILYMADLLPSVGHLPIPYVMAYDMFPLTTMAERKLFFNEAVEKEYVLYLEHDSVNECCTLQHTEKGIRVKDTFALDEL; encoded by the coding sequence ATGAATCTACACACTATCAACACCGGATTATTTAAATTAGATGGCGGCGCAATGTTTGGCGTGGTGCCCAAATCCATCTGGCAAAAAACAAACCCGGCCGATGATAATAATATGTGTACCTGGGCCATGCGCTGCTTGCTGGTTGAGGATGGCGATCGTTTAACATTAATTGATACCGGTATTGGCGATAAGCAGAGCGAAAAATTCTTTAGTCATTACTATCTGCACGGCGATGATACCCTGCAAAAATCACTAGCAGCAAAAGGTTTCAGTACCGATGATATTACCGATGTATTTTTAACCCACCTGCACTTTGACCACGTGGGTGGTGCTGTAAAACGAGATGGCGAAAAACTAACCCCCGCCTTTAAAAACGCAACCTACTGGAGCAATCCCAACCATTGGGACTGGGCTGTAAACCCTAACGAACGCGAGAAAGCATCTTTTCTTTCAGAAAACATATTACCAATTCAAGAAAGCGGACAATTAAAGTTCGTAGATGTATCTGAACAAACACCATTTACAAATGATTTTAGTATCCGTTTTGTATCCGGCCATACCGAAGCCATGATGCTGCCGCTCATTAACTATAAAGGCAAACAGATTTTGTATATGGCCGATCTTTTGCCCTCTGTTGGGCACCTGCCTATCCCCTATGTGATGGCTTATGATATGTTCCCGCTGACTACTATGGCCGAACGGAAATTGTTTTTTAATGAAGCCGTTGAAAAAGAATATGTGCTCTATCTCGAACACGATTCTGTTAACGAATGTTGTACCCTGCAACACACAGAAAAAGGGATTAGGGTAAAAGATACCTTTGCACTTGACGAATTGTAG
- a CDS encoding sigma-70 family RNA polymerase sigma factor, giving the protein MRQLKITQSITNRESQSLDKYLHEIGKVDLITAEEEVILAQKIREGDQAALERLTKTNLRFVVSVAKQYQNQGLTLGDLINEGNLGLIKAAKRFDETKGFKFISYAVWWIRQSILQAIAEQSRIVRLPLNQVGSLSKISKAFSKLEQEYEREPSPEELADILETTVDKISDTLSNSGRHVSMDAPFVQGEENTLLDVLENQEPNTDSILINESLSEEIKRSLSTLTEREREIIVLFFGLGTNHPLSLEEIGEKFNLTRERVRQIKDKALQRLRHTSRSKILKSYLG; this is encoded by the coding sequence ATGAGACAACTCAAAATCACTCAATCCATTACCAACCGTGAATCACAGTCACTCGACAAATACCTTCACGAGATTGGTAAGGTTGACCTAATCACTGCCGAAGAAGAAGTAATATTAGCACAAAAGATTCGCGAGGGCGATCAGGCTGCCTTAGAGCGGTTAACAAAAACAAACCTCCGATTTGTGGTTTCTGTTGCCAAACAATATCAAAATCAGGGCCTTACCTTGGGCGACTTGATTAACGAAGGCAATTTAGGTTTAATTAAAGCAGCCAAGCGTTTCGACGAAACAAAGGGTTTCAAGTTCATCTCTTATGCCGTTTGGTGGATCCGTCAGTCTATTTTGCAGGCCATTGCCGAGCAATCCCGTATTGTACGTTTACCATTAAACCAGGTAGGTTCATTAAGTAAAATCAGTAAGGCATTCTCAAAATTAGAGCAGGAGTACGAGCGTGAGCCGTCACCAGAAGAACTTGCCGACATACTGGAAACTACAGTTGACAAAATTTCTGACACACTGAGCAACTCGGGCCGCCATGTATCTATGGATGCACCGTTTGTACAGGGCGAAGAAAATACCTTGTTAGATGTACTGGAAAACCAGGAGCCAAACACAGATTCGATATTAATTAACGAGTCATTATCAGAAGAAATTAAACGTTCATTATCTACACTTACCGAGCGTGAGCGCGAGATAATCGTTTTATTCTTCGGTTTAGGCACCAACCACCCGCTATCACTCGAGGAAATTGGCGAAAAGTTCAATTTAACCCGCGAGCGTGTGCGCCAGATTAAAGACAAAGCGCTGCAAAGGCTACGACACACTTCCAGAAGTAAAATTCTGAAGTCTTATTTAGGATAA
- the nfi gene encoding deoxyribonuclease V (cleaves DNA at apurinic or apyrimidinic sites): MQPSDYETLTPAQAIAYQNELRLQIRIEPLDKPIHIIGGADISFNKYSEIVYAGIILLKYPEMTVIGHSSVISRTSFPYISGLLAFREVPALLEAWNKLDIKPDLLVLDGQGIAHERRLGIATHFGLITDTPTIGSAKSRLSGRYTEPDNEVFAQSPMYDKGEIIGTALRSKKNCNPIYISPGHRISMEQSVEVIKNCIKGYRIPEPTRQAHILVNKVRVDDGGKDTQLNLF; the protein is encoded by the coding sequence ATGCAACCCTCCGATTACGAAACCCTCACTCCTGCCCAGGCCATTGCTTACCAGAACGAGTTAAGGCTACAGATCAGGATTGAGCCATTGGATAAACCAATCCATATTATCGGTGGTGCAGATATTTCCTTCAATAAATATTCTGAAATTGTTTATGCCGGCATCATCCTGCTTAAATATCCGGAGATGACCGTTATTGGCCACTCATCGGTAATTAGCCGCACCTCTTTTCCTTATATCTCTGGCCTGTTAGCCTTCCGCGAAGTACCTGCTTTGCTGGAAGCGTGGAACAAACTCGACATTAAACCCGATCTGTTAGTTTTAGACGGTCAAGGCATAGCTCACGAACGCCGCTTAGGCATAGCAACACACTTCGGACTGATAACAGACACACCAACTATCGGCAGCGCTAAAAGCCGGTTAAGTGGCCGTTATACAGAACCAGACAATGAAGTATTTGCCCAAAGCCCGATGTACGATAAGGGCGAAATAATTGGCACAGCACTACGCAGCAAAAAGAACTGTAACCCCATCTACATTTCGCCCGGGCACCGTATCAGTATGGAGCAAAGCGTGGAAGTGATTAAGAATTGTATCAAAGGTTATCGCATCCCCGAGCCTACAAGGCAAGCGCATATTCTCGTAAACAAAGTAAGGGTTGATGATGGCGGAAAAGATACGCAACTGAATTTATTCTAA